A window from Zingiber officinale cultivar Zhangliang chromosome 7A, Zo_v1.1, whole genome shotgun sequence encodes these proteins:
- the LOC122002276 gene encoding DNA-directed RNA polymerase I subunit rpa49-like → MAGATSVAGSGSKKRKWKRVNVAMEGVSETADHVAPIVGYFPSGFDPHGHANGDPKIKVFRNKRRPNRLELVVSPSDSSVDFVGRSYAGEAAVPQICNYAVGVLDKESQTLKIVPIASNKILRLEPRLKGNSLVETEVSEGLAEESVGTNKVERKVRELTLMYGTKKDRDSDKRWKSFFSQRNDASTDEHINNINHETDEGNDVLEDAVESIPRNIPPHDLSADTPDKAYHLDEIIPIIERDDLFDILEALESGTDISPKSYPTFVYNRRHKLREIKDQKEKGELACILSYISHLCHFWDRQKHEHFEYLKIPRASYQNFARTFLDPNSIKLTAEKKELMIGYILVLTLFVDSFQTDPTDIAKDLKMTTMSLKPYFVQLGCKGKHVFNKPTIWNLTAPLRLPEIIKPSRRNK, encoded by the exons ATGGCGGGAGCCACCTCCGTTGCCGGAAGTGGaagcaagaagaggaagtggaAGCGAGTGAATGTTGCGATGGAGGGTGTTTCAGAGACCGCCGACCACGTCGCTCCCATCGTCGGCTACTTCCCGTCTGGCTTCGACCCCCATGGCCACGCCAATGGCGATCCCAAGATCAAGGTCTTCAGGAACAAGAGGAGGCCCAACCGCCTTGAGCTCGTTGTTAGCCCTAGCGATTCTAGCGTTGATTTTGTCGGTAGGAGCTACGCTGGAGAGGCTGCGGTTCCTCAGATATGTAATTATGCAGTAGGTGTGCTCGACAAGGAATCGCAGACTCTTAAGATTGTGCCTATCGCTTCCAACAAG ATCTTAAGATTGGAACCACGACTGAAGGGAAATTCTTTAGTTGAGACAGAAGTTTCAGAAGGTTTAGCAGAAGAGAGTGTTGGTACAAACAAAGTAGAAAGGAAAGTTAGAGAACTTACATTAATGTACGGGACAAAGAAGGACAGGGACTcg GATAAAAGATGGAAATCTTTTTTTAGCCAACGGAATGATGCTTCAACTGATGAACACATCAACAATATTAATCATGAAACTGATGAAGGGAATGATGTTCTTGAGGATGCTGTGGAATCCATTCCTCGTAACATTCCACCTCATGATCTTTCTGCAGATACACCAGATAAAGCTTATCATCTGGATGAGATTATTCCCATAATTGAAAGAGATGACCTCTTTGACATTTTGGAGGCGTTAGAGTCTGGAACTGACATTTCTCCTAAAAGTTATCCAACTTTTGTCTACAACCGTAGGCATAAGCTAAGGGAAATTAAG GATCAGAAAGAAAAGGGAGAACTAGCTTGCATACTTTCATACATCTCTCATCTTTGCCATTTTTGGGATCGGCAAAAGCATGAACATTTTGAGTATTTAAAGATTCCACGGGCATCATATCAGAACTTCGCTAGGACATTTTTAGATCCAAACTCAATCAAGTTGACGGCGGAGAAGAAAGAACTCATGATTGGGTACATCTTAGTGCTCACACTTTTCGTGGATTCTTTTCAAACTGATCCCACTGATATCGCAAAAGACTTGAAGATGACTACAATGTCTCTGAAACCATATTTTGTCCAATTGGGATGCAAAGGCAAGCATGTCTTCAATAAACCCACGATTTGGAATCTGACTGCTCCTCTTCGGTTACCAGAAATCATCAAACCATCTAGGAGAAACAAATAA